Proteins encoded together in one Solidesulfovibrio fructosivorans JJ] window:
- a CDS encoding YIP1 family protein — translation MMRITCPQCGYFRELPDKKVPVTSTMATCPKCRHRFKFRADDDSDSRSDASDRASARPLGDTSSWRRPGPAAQAEPVSPPVTHWESPSGHDDTPEDFDPASPRSNPATSQAEAATPGEDHEEQASPHARGHQWSQAAQEIAAAKAREAADEDHARAEDEAFSSAPDHDRPEEPDAASAPRDASEIVPNDAEHDAPQATADAPEDREVGAKRRGKGDGQRTNDGVRDIWARLQAMDTGASRKRAAGSKLPPADEDPDDEAPEETKKPRETVTDPIPWERVDAYGIFPGLFLTLKKVLLSPVEFFSAMPEGRPKGKALVFNLLISEFLLVIDFLWSLMGLRARLGDPGQADALGAAAAAPGLGFLVALLLMPLAIACGIYLDAWITHLLLRLFRSANKSFNETFRVLCYSAAPTVLSAVPVAGQILSPVILVWYMVLQAIGLKKVHDGAYTQTLAVIFIKWSIYLFLLLAMLQNFTPGR, via the coding sequence ATGATGCGCATCACTTGCCCGCAATGCGGCTATTTTCGGGAATTGCCCGACAAGAAGGTTCCCGTGACCTCGACCATGGCTACATGTCCGAAATGTCGCCATAGGTTCAAATTCCGCGCGGATGATGATTCCGATTCCCGTAGCGACGCCTCCGACCGCGCGTCCGCGCGGCCTCTCGGCGACACCTCGTCCTGGCGCAGACCCGGCCCCGCCGCCCAGGCGGAACCGGTCTCCCCGCCGGTCACCCATTGGGAATCACCGTCCGGCCACGACGACACGCCCGAGGATTTCGATCCGGCCTCCCCCCGGTCCAATCCCGCCACGTCGCAGGCCGAAGCCGCGACACCCGGGGAAGACCACGAGGAGCAGGCCTCTCCCCACGCGCGCGGGCACCAATGGTCCCAGGCGGCCCAGGAAATCGCCGCCGCAAAGGCCCGGGAAGCGGCGGACGAAGACCACGCCCGGGCCGAAGACGAGGCATTTTCCTCCGCGCCCGACCACGACCGGCCTGAAGAACCTGATGCGGCAAGCGCCCCCCGCGATGCTTCCGAAATCGTCCCCAACGACGCGGAACACGACGCGCCGCAGGCCACGGCGGATGCGCCCGAAGACCGGGAGGTGGGTGCGAAACGGCGCGGCAAGGGCGACGGCCAGCGGACAAACGACGGCGTGCGCGACATCTGGGCCAGGCTGCAAGCCATGGACACCGGCGCCTCGCGCAAACGCGCCGCCGGTTCCAAGCTGCCACCGGCCGACGAAGACCCGGACGACGAAGCGCCGGAGGAGACGAAAAAGCCCCGGGAAACCGTCACCGATCCCATCCCCTGGGAGCGGGTGGACGCCTACGGGATCTTTCCGGGCCTTTTCCTCACGCTCAAAAAGGTCCTGCTCTCCCCCGTGGAATTTTTCAGCGCCATGCCCGAAGGCCGCCCCAAGGGCAAGGCGCTGGTCTTCAACCTGCTCATCAGCGAATTCCTGCTGGTCATCGATTTTTTGTGGTCGCTTATGGGCCTGCGGGCCAGGCTCGGCGATCCCGGCCAGGCCGACGCCCTGGGGGCCGCCGCCGCCGCGCCCGGACTGGGCTTTCTCGTCGCGCTCCTGCTCATGCCCCTGGCCATCGCCTGCGGCATCTATCTCGACGCCTGGATCACCCACCTGCTGTTGCGGCTTTTCCGCAGCGCCAACAAGAGCTTCAACGAGACCTTTCGCGTCCTGTGCTACAGCGCCGCGCCGACGGTTCTTTCGGCCGTGCCCGTGGCCGGCCAGATCCTCTCCCCGGTCATCCTCGTCTGGTACATGGTGCTCCAGGCCATCGGGCTCAAAAAAGTCCACGATGGGGCCTACACCCAGACCCTGGCCGTCATCTTCATCAAGTGGTCGATCTATCTCTTTTTGCTCCTGGCCATGTTGCAAAACTTCACACCCGGCCGGTAA
- a CDS encoding glycosyltransferase family protein: MADAHPYFTYTREILSWRLGDQATQPSRGGDAPSPDPARTAVRAGRIVRAAGTHREVLLLGLGTGDLAAVLADALPPETSLTVLCPDTVAAARLRDAGGLAWARPAGNRQLLADASRQALFCLPAMTAQLGPQTLVTVNPEPCPPEIRQSLVWLRRMLADVVSLPEPAKSTAPAPAPVTLAVLARPDEPALPDFFGACAGLAPKAVIVWDAPDVPARGRDAAARLGMPARHLARPLGGDFAAQRNALLAACPPGLVLSLDPDERPGPGFRETLSRLAATPGLGGAYFPRLTLYPDPEHVKAGYGLWPDLQLRLFAHAPPTGPRYVRPVHERLEGLAGPVVLALDAPLLHLNRLLADDAAVTAKLAAYDAAAGRQAHHFSRDYPALPREFFAALAATPQHGRVLLLPGLW, encoded by the coding sequence GTGGCCGACGCGCACCCCTATTTTACCTACACACGCGAGATCCTGTCCTGGCGGCTCGGGGATCAGGCGACGCAACCGTCTCGCGGCGGCGACGCCCCATCCCCTGATCCCGCGCGCACGGCCGTGCGGGCGGGGCGTATCGTGCGGGCCGCAGGAACGCACCGGGAGGTGCTGCTCCTCGGCCTTGGCACGGGCGATCTGGCCGCCGTGCTGGCCGACGCCCTGCCGCCGGAGACGTCGCTGACCGTCCTGTGCCCGGACACCGTCGCCGCCGCCCGGCTTCGGGACGCGGGCGGGCTCGCCTGGGCACGCCCGGCCGGCAACCGCCAGCTTCTGGCCGATGCGTCGCGGCAAGCCCTTTTCTGCCTGCCGGCCATGACCGCCCAACTCGGCCCGCAAACCCTCGTCACCGTCAATCCGGAGCCCTGCCCGCCGGAGATCCGCCAAAGCCTCGTCTGGCTGCGGCGCATGCTGGCCGATGTCGTGTCGCTGCCGGAACCGGCCAAATCCACCGCGCCCGCGCCCGCGCCCGTGACCCTGGCCGTGCTGGCCCGGCCGGACGAGCCGGCACTGCCCGATTTCTTCGGGGCCTGCGCCGGGCTGGCCCCAAAAGCCGTCATCGTCTGGGACGCCCCGGACGTGCCCGCCAGGGGCCGGGACGCCGCCGCCCGGCTGGGTATGCCCGCGCGCCATCTGGCACGGCCGCTTGGCGGCGATTTCGCCGCCCAGCGAAACGCCCTGCTCGCCGCTTGCCCCCCCGGACTTGTCCTCAGCCTCGACCCGGATGAGCGGCCCGGCCCGGGTTTCCGGGAAACGCTTTCCCGGCTGGCCGCGACGCCAGGGCTCGGCGGGGCCTATTTCCCGAGGCTCACCCTCTATCCCGACCCGGAGCACGTCAAAGCGGGCTATGGCCTGTGGCCGGACCTGCAACTGCGCCTGTTCGCCCATGCGCCGCCCACGGGTCCGCGCTACGTCCGGCCGGTCCACGAACGCCTGGAGGGGCTCGCCGGCCCGGTCGTCCTGGCCCTCGACGCCCCCTTGCTCCACTTGAACCGCCTGCTCGCCGACGACGCGGCCGTCACGGCGAAACTCGCGGCCTATGACGCCGCCGCCGGCCGCCAGGCCCACCATTTCAGCCGCGACTACCCGGCCCTGCCCCGGGAGTTCTTCGCCGCCCTGGCCGCGACGCCCCAACACGGCAGGGTTTTGCTGCTGCCCGGCCTGTGGTAA
- the fliS gene encoding flagellar export chaperone FliS, producing MQAAARSYFQTQVATTTQGDLLIMLFDAALKFLSQAKEKIAEKNYAQKGILISKVLDILSELQGSLNAQKGGDLADRLQKLYFFCSARLLAANLKMDVAKIDEVVTILTGLREAFSEANQHVATKTVPTSATSTASLQPGAMSGQTAKPAAQALYLAQAGPAAAPGQSPKAAPASAATAATRAPVKPVVPSAAPATPPAATDVPVEAPVREFETVDTPTAAPVRRVMAAYAASRVQG from the coding sequence ATGCAAGCCGCCGCCAGATCATATTTCCAGACCCAGGTCGCCACCACCACCCAAGGAGACCTGCTCATCATGCTTTTTGACGCGGCGCTCAAGTTCTTAAGCCAAGCCAAGGAAAAGATCGCCGAGAAGAACTACGCCCAAAAAGGCATTCTCATCTCCAAGGTCCTGGACATCCTCTCCGAGCTGCAAGGCTCGCTCAATGCCCAAAAGGGCGGCGATCTGGCCGACCGGCTGCAAAAGCTCTATTTCTTCTGCAGCGCCCGGCTTCTGGCCGCCAACCTCAAGATGGACGTGGCCAAGATCGACGAGGTGGTGACCATCCTGACCGGCCTGCGCGAGGCATTTAGCGAAGCCAACCAGCATGTGGCCACCAAGACCGTGCCGACAAGCGCCACTTCCACCGCCTCCCTCCAGCCGGGCGCGATGTCGGGGCAAACCGCCAAGCCGGCCGCCCAGGCCCTGTATCTGGCCCAGGCCGGCCCAGCCGCCGCCCCCGGCCAGTCACCCAAGGCCGCGCCCGCATCGGCGGCGACGGCCGCGACCCGCGCCCCGGTCAAGCCGGTCGTGCCCAGCGCGGCCCCCGCCACGCCCCCGGCCGCCACGGATGTTCCCGTCGAGGCGCCTGTGCGGGAATTCGAGACCGTCGACACGCCAACCGCCGCTCCCGTGCGCCGGGTCATGGCCGCCTACGCCGCCAGCCGGGTCCAGGGATAA
- the fliD gene encoding flagellar filament capping protein FliD, whose translation MSSTVSAYKPVSTSGQVTYTGLGNGTDFNSLITKLVQVEQSRITTLQTWKQSWVKKQDAFQELNSKLLSLKTTLQGMDTEGEFLVKVASSTNSGVLTATTSSGADNGTHVIEVNRLATAKAMVTQVAFANPNQSININPTDQTFAYTYKGTTYSNNIGTNCSLNDLASIINNDANNPGVKASVVYDGTGYFLQLRGMDTGDSATLTIDSSTTLPYFQASDFDTITSNASALLKLDGWPTGATSYITRESNTVTDLIPGVTLNLKSTGTVNLTVSTDTDAVRHNIQTFVEQMNTVRSLLQDLTKYDSTTSKASILTGNYGLQLIDTNLKTAVAGKGVGFDYDADTYSVLSQLGIFTNAEEGAKNEGLLYISNATLNAILASNATKAAELFAASYAGRVDSSEISIASYIKGTTKCGTYELSYTTDASGKITGATINGHPAIYSSNSSLITGKHGYDEAGLVLKAIDVSPGTHTATASLKQGKTGELIDLLGELTDAKEGPLHILDDNYDDITAMIDNKIAFEQRRIATYASNLRKRFAKVDSLLSTYNQQQNQLASAIKNLSSSS comes from the coding sequence ATGTCCAGCACGGTCAGCGCCTACAAACCAGTAAGCACATCCGGCCAGGTCACCTATACGGGGCTTGGCAACGGCACGGATTTCAACTCCCTGATCACCAAGCTCGTCCAGGTCGAGCAAAGCCGCATCACCACGCTGCAAACCTGGAAACAGTCCTGGGTCAAAAAACAGGACGCCTTCCAGGAACTCAACTCCAAGCTCCTCTCGCTCAAGACCACCCTCCAGGGCATGGACACCGAGGGCGAATTCCTGGTCAAGGTGGCCAGTTCCACCAACTCCGGCGTCCTCACCGCCACCACCAGTTCCGGCGCGGACAACGGCACCCACGTCATCGAGGTGAACCGCCTGGCCACGGCCAAGGCCATGGTCACCCAGGTCGCTTTCGCCAACCCCAACCAGTCCATCAACATAAACCCCACAGACCAGACCTTCGCCTATACCTACAAAGGCACCACCTATTCCAACAACATCGGCACCAACTGCTCCCTGAACGACCTCGCCAGCATCATCAACAACGACGCCAACAACCCCGGCGTCAAGGCCAGCGTTGTCTATGACGGCACCGGCTACTTTCTCCAACTGCGCGGCATGGACACCGGCGATTCCGCCACGCTGACCATCGACTCCAGCACCACCCTGCCCTATTTCCAGGCCTCCGATTTCGACACCATCACCTCCAACGCCAGCGCCTTGCTCAAGCTCGACGGCTGGCCCACGGGCGCGACCAGCTACATTACCCGGGAAAGCAACACCGTCACCGACCTCATTCCAGGCGTCACCCTCAACCTCAAAAGCACAGGCACCGTCAACCTGACCGTGTCCACCGACACCGACGCCGTCAGGCACAACATCCAAACCTTCGTCGAACAGATGAACACGGTGCGATCCCTGCTGCAGGACCTCACCAAATACGACTCCACGACGTCGAAGGCCTCCATCCTGACCGGCAACTACGGCCTGCAGCTCATCGACACCAACCTCAAGACCGCCGTGGCCGGCAAGGGCGTCGGGTTCGACTACGACGCCGACACCTACTCCGTGCTGTCCCAGCTCGGCATCTTCACCAACGCCGAGGAAGGCGCCAAAAACGAGGGACTGCTCTACATCAGCAACGCTACCCTCAACGCCATCCTGGCCTCCAACGCCACCAAGGCGGCAGAACTCTTCGCCGCCAGTTACGCCGGCCGCGTGGACAGTTCCGAAATTTCCATCGCCTCCTACATCAAAGGCACGACCAAGTGCGGCACCTACGAACTGTCCTACACCACCGACGCCAGCGGCAAGATCACGGGCGCCACGATCAACGGCCATCCGGCCATCTACTCCAGCAACTCCAGCCTGATCACCGGCAAGCACGGCTATGACGAAGCCGGCTTGGTGCTCAAGGCCATCGACGTCTCGCCGGGCACCCACACCGCCACCGCATCCCTCAAGCAGGGCAAGACCGGCGAGCTGATCGATCTGCTCGGCGAATTGACCGACGCCAAAGAAGGCCCTCTGCACATCCTCGACGACAACTACGACGACATCACGGCCATGATCGACAACAAGATCGCCTTCGAGCAGCGCCGCATCGCCACCTACGCCTCCAACCTGCGCAAGCGCTTCGCCAAGGTCGACTCCCTGCTCTCCACCTACAACCAGCAGCAGAACCAGCTCGCTTCGGCCATAAAAAACCTCTCCTCCAGTTCATAA
- a CDS encoding flagellin N-terminal helical domain-containing protein translates to MSLSINYNGMAANAARNLSNSYSALATSTQRLSSGLRINSSADDAAGLAIRELMRADVAAINQGVRNANDAISMIQTADGALQVVDEKLIRMKELAEQAATGTYTSDQRLIIDSEYQAMASEITRIANATDFNGIYLLNGNLSASTHTGSGLNSSGKLKVHFGSGNQSAEDYYYVQIGTSTASALGVGLGAASGASGRSISTQELAQKALDAIQTAIVSKDKIRANLGSLQNRLENTISNLQIQGENLKAAESQISDVDVATEMTQFVRQQILTQSAVAMLSQANSLPRMAMQLIQG, encoded by the coding sequence ATGTCGCTGAGCATCAATTACAACGGAATGGCCGCCAATGCGGCCCGTAACCTCTCGAATTCCTATTCTGCCCTGGCCACTTCGACCCAGCGCCTGTCCTCGGGCCTGCGCATCAACTCATCCGCCGACGACGCCGCCGGCCTGGCCATTCGCGAGCTCATGCGCGCCGATGTCGCCGCCATCAACCAGGGCGTGAGAAACGCCAACGACGCCATCTCCATGATCCAGACCGCCGACGGCGCGCTCCAGGTCGTGGACGAAAAGCTCATCCGCATGAAGGAACTGGCCGAACAGGCCGCCACCGGCACCTACACCTCGGACCAGCGCCTCATCATCGACTCCGAATACCAGGCCATGGCTTCGGAAATCACCCGAATCGCCAACGCCACGGACTTCAACGGCATCTATCTTTTGAACGGCAACCTGTCCGCCAGCACCCACACCGGCTCCGGCCTCAACTCTTCGGGCAAGCTCAAGGTGCACTTCGGCTCCGGCAACCAGAGCGCCGAGGACTATTACTACGTCCAGATCGGCACCTCCACCGCTTCGGCCCTGGGCGTGGGCCTTGGCGCGGCATCGGGCGCCAGCGGGCGCAGCATCTCCACCCAGGAGCTGGCCCAGAAGGCCCTCGACGCCATCCAGACGGCCATCGTGTCCAAGGACAAGATCCGCGCCAACCTGGGCTCCCTGCAAAACCGCCTGGAGAACACCATCTCCAACCTGCAGATCCAGGGCGAAAACCTGAAGGCCGCCGAATCCCAGATCTCCGACGTCGATGTGGCCACGGAAATGACCCAGTTCGTGCGGCAACAGATCCTGACCCAGTCGGCGGTGGCCATGCTGTCCCAGGCCAACTCCCTGCCGCGTATGGCCATGCAGCTCATCCAAGGTTAA
- the tsaB gene encoding tRNA (adenosine(37)-N6)-threonylcarbamoyltransferase complex dimerization subunit type 1 TsaB, which produces MADARPLPAAGPLLVINGVSPRLTVLLGRPGRETLVRENAATGHAAAVLAPMVADILTAAGLAPADLAGIACVRGPGSFTGIRVALATALGLSLATGAPMAGLEYLPLLAASAARHATGAVIAVTHARNGQVYLQPFLADGDLVPMGPPEALFLDAAAARVAEGAAVGPLTLVGDGATRHRAALLRAAPLAAIPGDGDQPDPDTVLKLARQAAYGPGQVEPLYLRPSDAEENLATLAAGRGLSPETARTMLKDAVTRE; this is translated from the coding sequence ATGGCTGACGCGCGCCCCTTGCCGGCCGCAGGGCCGCTGCTCGTCATAAACGGCGTCTCGCCGCGCCTGACCGTGCTGCTTGGACGGCCCGGACGGGAGACGCTGGTCCGTGAAAACGCCGCCACCGGCCACGCGGCGGCGGTCCTGGCCCCCATGGTCGCCGACATTTTGACGGCGGCGGGACTGGCCCCGGCGGACCTCGCCGGCATCGCCTGCGTGCGCGGCCCGGGCAGCTTCACCGGCATCCGGGTGGCCCTGGCCACGGCGCTCGGCCTGTCCCTGGCCACGGGCGCGCCCATGGCCGGCCTCGAATATCTGCCGCTCCTGGCCGCCTCGGCCGCCCGCCATGCCACCGGCGCGGTCATCGCCGTCACCCATGCCCGAAACGGACAGGTCTACCTCCAGCCCTTCCTGGCCGACGGCGACCTGGTGCCCATGGGGCCGCCCGAGGCGCTCTTCCTCGACGCCGCCGCCGCCCGGGTCGCCGAAGGAGCCGCCGTCGGGCCGCTGACCCTGGTCGGTGACGGCGCGACCCGCCACCGGGCCGCCCTGCTTCGCGCCGCGCCCCTGGCCGCCATCCCCGGGGACGGCGACCAGCCCGACCCCGACACCGTGCTGAAGCTGGCCCGGCAAGCGGCCTACGGCCCCGGCCAGGTCGAGCCCCTCTACCTGCGCCCGTCCGACGCCGAGGAAAACCTGGCCACCCTGGCCGCCGGCCGGGGGCTGTCCCCGGAAACGGCCCGGACCATGCTCAAGGACGCGGTCACACGGGAATGA
- the rseP gene encoding RIP metalloprotease RseP produces the protein MIQSIVAVALVLGGLIFFHELGHFLAARTFGMGVATFSLGFGPKLLGFTRGKTRYQLSAIPLGGYVQLVGQDPDDPIPDGFAPHEEFKLRPAWQRMIVVAAGPLFNFFLAWLLFWCLLVAEGRFEMLPVVGQVQADSPAEQAGITAGDTITAINGAPVANWDEMARSIRGGGGKPVALTVRRDGKDLTFTLTPVMRTIKNLFGEKESAPLVGIVASGKTRAVPMGAGSAAGEAVRQTWDVVAVTYTGLLKLIERVVPLDSLGGPIMIAQMVSKQAAEGIGNVVALAALISVNLGVLNLLPIPVLDGGHLLFYTLEIIMRKPVSPRMRALTTRLGLAFLIALMLLATVNDIRRQLSVLNG, from the coding sequence ATGATTCAAAGCATCGTCGCCGTGGCCCTGGTTCTGGGGGGCCTCATCTTCTTCCATGAACTGGGGCACTTCCTGGCCGCCCGGACCTTTGGCATGGGCGTGGCCACCTTTTCCCTGGGCTTTGGCCCCAAACTGCTGGGATTTACCCGGGGCAAGACCCGTTACCAGCTTTCCGCCATTCCGCTCGGCGGCTACGTGCAGCTCGTGGGACAGGACCCGGACGATCCCATACCGGACGGTTTCGCCCCGCACGAGGAATTCAAGCTGCGCCCGGCCTGGCAGCGCATGATCGTGGTGGCGGCCGGGCCGCTGTTCAACTTCTTCCTGGCCTGGCTGCTTTTCTGGTGCCTGCTCGTGGCCGAGGGCCGTTTCGAGATGCTGCCCGTGGTCGGCCAGGTCCAGGCCGACAGCCCGGCGGAACAGGCGGGAATCACCGCCGGCGACACCATCACGGCCATAAACGGCGCTCCCGTGGCCAACTGGGACGAGATGGCCCGTTCCATCCGGGGCGGCGGCGGCAAGCCCGTCGCCCTCACCGTGCGCCGCGACGGCAAGGACCTGACCTTCACCCTGACCCCGGTCATGCGCACCATCAAAAACCTCTTCGGCGAGAAGGAAAGCGCGCCGCTGGTCGGCATCGTGGCCTCGGGCAAGACCCGGGCCGTGCCCATGGGCGCGGGCTCGGCCGCCGGCGAGGCCGTCAGGCAGACCTGGGACGTGGTGGCGGTGACCTACACGGGCCTGCTCAAGCTCATCGAGCGGGTGGTGCCCCTGGACAGCCTCGGCGGCCCCATCATGATCGCCCAGATGGTCAGCAAGCAGGCGGCGGAGGGCATCGGCAACGTGGTGGCCCTGGCCGCGCTTATAAGCGTCAACCTCGGCGTGCTGAACCTGCTGCCCATCCCGGTCCTGGACGGCGGCCACCTGCTTTTCTACACCCTGGAAATCATCATGCGCAAACCGGTGAGCCCCCGCATGCGGGCGCTGACCACAAGGCTCGGGCTGGCCTTTCTCATCGCGCTGATGCTTCTGGCCACGGTCAACGACATCCGCCGGCAGTTAAGCGTGCTCAATGGCTGA
- the dxr gene encoding 1-deoxy-D-xylulose-5-phosphate reductoisomerase translates to MTNSSPNAISSPDALGVGYITSLDVPAPSRPRRLAVLGATGSIGVSSLRVAAEHPDKYAVAALAGATNVTLLAEQAAAFRPPVLAVLTDERADALRKLLPAGYAPDILVGPEGYAALAALPEADVVVSAIVGAAGLLPTLAAVAAGKVVALANKESLVLAGDLIRETARRTGAVILPVDSEHNALFQALGGAGLPDLALVERLVLTASGGPFRTRQTDELAAVTPAMALNHPTWAMGPKISVDSATLMNKGLEVIEACRLYGLPVSMVDVVVHPQSIVHSLAQLHDGSLLAHLGPPDMRVAIAYCLGYPERLPLAVPRVDLVTLGSLTFEAPRHDAFPCLGLARDALAAGASHTVVLNAANEVAVALFLQGSLPFMGIASAIADALAAHAGEALPDADSIMDLDARARRRALETAKRA, encoded by the coding sequence ATGACCAACTCTTCTCCAAACGCGATATCGTCTCCCGACGCCCTGGGCGTGGGGTACATCACCTCCCTCGACGTGCCGGCCCCCAGCCGCCCGAGGCGGCTTGCCGTGCTCGGCGCCACCGGCTCCATCGGCGTCAGCTCCCTGCGCGTGGCCGCCGAACATCCAGACAAATACGCCGTGGCCGCCCTGGCCGGAGCCACCAACGTGACGCTTCTGGCCGAACAGGCGGCGGCGTTTCGACCGCCGGTTCTGGCCGTGCTGACGGACGAACGCGCCGACGCCCTGCGAAAGCTCCTGCCGGCCGGCTATGCCCCGGACATCCTTGTCGGCCCGGAAGGCTACGCCGCCCTGGCCGCCCTCCCCGAGGCCGACGTGGTCGTTTCGGCCATCGTGGGCGCGGCCGGGCTGTTGCCGACGCTGGCCGCCGTTGCCGCCGGCAAGGTGGTGGCGCTCGCCAACAAGGAGTCCCTCGTCCTTGCCGGCGACCTCATCCGGGAAACGGCCCGGCGCACGGGCGCGGTCATCCTGCCCGTGGATTCCGAGCACAACGCCCTGTTCCAGGCCCTCGGCGGCGCGGGACTTCCCGACCTGGCCCTGGTCGAGCGACTGGTGCTGACGGCCTCGGGCGGCCCCTTCCGCACCCGGCAAACCGACGAACTGGCCGCCGTCACCCCGGCCATGGCGCTCAATCACCCCACCTGGGCCATGGGACCGAAAATCAGCGTCGATTCGGCCACGCTCATGAACAAGGGCCTGGAGGTCATCGAGGCCTGCCGGCTCTACGGCCTGCCCGTGTCCATGGTCGATGTGGTGGTCCATCCCCAAAGCATCGTCCATTCCCTGGCCCAGCTCCACGACGGTTCCCTTTTGGCCCATCTGGGGCCGCCGGACATGCGGGTGGCCATCGCCTATTGCCTGGGCTACCCCGAGCGCCTGCCCCTGGCCGTGCCCCGGGTGGACCTGGTGACGCTCGGCAGCCTCACCTTCGAGGCCCCGCGCCACGACGCCTTTCCCTGCCTGGGGCTGGCCCGCGACGCCCTGGCCGCCGGAGCGAGCCATACCGTGGTCCTAAACGCCGCCAACGAGGTGGCGGTCGCGCTTTTCCTTCAAGGCAGCCTTCCCTTCATGGGCATCGCTTCGGCCATCGCCGACGCCCTCGCCGCCCACGCCGGGGAAGCGCTCCCGGACGCGGACTCCATCATGGACCTCGACGCCCGGGCGCGCCGGCGCGCCCTGGAGACGGCAAAGCGCGCCTGA